In Myotis daubentonii chromosome 16, mMyoDau2.1, whole genome shotgun sequence, one DNA window encodes the following:
- the RSKR gene encoding ribosomal protein S6 kinase-related protein isoform X1, producing the protein MGTVYCRQGQHAQVALSNKQGSNIQGPWVRGWKSLWSGVGTTRSGLEELWGLRGHLCQHQEPASLLVEKPLSEWPVPQFISLFLPEFPIRPLREHQQLKVLGLVAKGSFGTVFKVLDCGQKAIFAVKVVPKVRVLQKDILRQCKEEVSIQRQIDHPFVHGLGDSWQGKRHLFIMCSYCSTDLHSLWSAVGCFTEASIRLFAAELVLVLCYLHDLGIIHRDVKMENILLDKRGHLKLTDFGLSRHLPQGARAYTICGTLQYMAPEVLRGGPYNHAADWWSLGVLLFSLATGEFPVAAERDHVTMLASVTHFDSEIPASLNQGLSLLLHELLCQNPLQRLHHLHRFQVHPFFRGVAFDPELLQKQPVNFVMETQATQPSPSESMLFKDFDCNLESYLVYPGLA; encoded by the exons ATGGGAACAGTGTACTGTCGGCAGGGGCAACATGCCCAGGTGGCTCTTTCTAATAAG CAGGGTAGCAACATCCAGGGCCCCTGGGTCCGAGGCTGGAAGAGCCTCTGGTCAGGTGTGGGGACCACCAGGTCAGGCCTGGAAGAACTGTGGGGACTACGGGGGCATCTGTGCCAGCATCAGGAGCCAGCTTCACTGCTAGTAGAGAAGCCTCTGTCTGAGTGGCCAGTGCCTCAGTTCATCAGCCTCTTTCTGCCGGAGTTTCCCATTAGGCCCCTTAGGGAGCATCAGCAGCTAAAG GTTTTAGGCCTTGTGGCTAAAGGCTCCTTTGGAACTGTCTTCAAGGTGCTAGACTGTGGCCAGAAAGCAATATTTGCAGTGAAG GTGGTGCCCAAGGTCAGGGTCCTCCAGAAGGACATCCTGAGGCAGTGCAAAGAGGAGGTTAGCATCCAG CGACAGATTGACCATCCTTTTGTACACGGTTTGGGAGACAGCTGGCAGGGAAAACGGCACCTCTTCATTA TGTGCAGCTACTGTAGCACAGATCTGCACTCCTTGTGGTCTGCTGTTGGCTGCTTTACTGAGGCTTCCATCCGCCTCTTTGCTGCTGAACTGGTCCTGGTGCTGT GCTATCTCCATGACTTGGGCATCATCCATCGGGATGTGAAG ATGGAGAATATCCTCCTGGATAAACGAG GTCATCTGAAACTGACAGACTTTGGCCTTTCCCGCCACCTGCCCCAAGGAGCTCGAGCCTATACTATTTGTGGCACTCTTCAATACATGG CCCCAGAGGTCCTGAGAGGAGGGCCTTACAACCATGCGGCTGATTGGTGGTCCCTGGgtgttttgcttttctctctggCAACTGGAGAG TTCCCAGTGGCTGCAGAGAGAGATCATGTGACCATGCTGGCAAGTGTGACCCACTTTgactctgagatcccagcttctCTTAACCAGGGACTCTCACTTCTACTCCATGAG CTCTTATGCCAGAATCCCCTCCAGCGTCTACATCATTTGCATCGATTCCAGGTCCACCCTTTCTTTCGGGGTGTGGCCTTTGACCCAGAGCTCCTACAGAAACAGCCAGTGAACTTTGTCATGGAGACTCAAGCTACCCAGCCTAGTCCCTCAGAGTCCATGCTGTTCAAGGACTTTGACTGTAACCTGGAGTCCTATCTGGTCTACCCTGGACTTGCTTGA
- the RSKR gene encoding ribosomal protein S6 kinase-related protein isoform X2 — protein MGTVYCRQGQHAQVALSNKGSNIQGPWVRGWKSLWSGVGTTRSGLEELWGLRGHLCQHQEPASLLVEKPLSEWPVPQFISLFLPEFPIRPLREHQQLKVLGLVAKGSFGTVFKVLDCGQKAIFAVKVVPKVRVLQKDILRQCKEEVSIQRQIDHPFVHGLGDSWQGKRHLFIMCSYCSTDLHSLWSAVGCFTEASIRLFAAELVLVLCYLHDLGIIHRDVKMENILLDKRGHLKLTDFGLSRHLPQGARAYTICGTLQYMAPEVLRGGPYNHAADWWSLGVLLFSLATGEFPVAAERDHVTMLASVTHFDSEIPASLNQGLSLLLHELLCQNPLQRLHHLHRFQVHPFFRGVAFDPELLQKQPVNFVMETQATQPSPSESMLFKDFDCNLESYLVYPGLA, from the exons ATGGGAACAGTGTACTGTCGGCAGGGGCAACATGCCCAGGTGGCTCTTTCTAATAAG GGTAGCAACATCCAGGGCCCCTGGGTCCGAGGCTGGAAGAGCCTCTGGTCAGGTGTGGGGACCACCAGGTCAGGCCTGGAAGAACTGTGGGGACTACGGGGGCATCTGTGCCAGCATCAGGAGCCAGCTTCACTGCTAGTAGAGAAGCCTCTGTCTGAGTGGCCAGTGCCTCAGTTCATCAGCCTCTTTCTGCCGGAGTTTCCCATTAGGCCCCTTAGGGAGCATCAGCAGCTAAAG GTTTTAGGCCTTGTGGCTAAAGGCTCCTTTGGAACTGTCTTCAAGGTGCTAGACTGTGGCCAGAAAGCAATATTTGCAGTGAAG GTGGTGCCCAAGGTCAGGGTCCTCCAGAAGGACATCCTGAGGCAGTGCAAAGAGGAGGTTAGCATCCAG CGACAGATTGACCATCCTTTTGTACACGGTTTGGGAGACAGCTGGCAGGGAAAACGGCACCTCTTCATTA TGTGCAGCTACTGTAGCACAGATCTGCACTCCTTGTGGTCTGCTGTTGGCTGCTTTACTGAGGCTTCCATCCGCCTCTTTGCTGCTGAACTGGTCCTGGTGCTGT GCTATCTCCATGACTTGGGCATCATCCATCGGGATGTGAAG ATGGAGAATATCCTCCTGGATAAACGAG GTCATCTGAAACTGACAGACTTTGGCCTTTCCCGCCACCTGCCCCAAGGAGCTCGAGCCTATACTATTTGTGGCACTCTTCAATACATGG CCCCAGAGGTCCTGAGAGGAGGGCCTTACAACCATGCGGCTGATTGGTGGTCCCTGGgtgttttgcttttctctctggCAACTGGAGAG TTCCCAGTGGCTGCAGAGAGAGATCATGTGACCATGCTGGCAAGTGTGACCCACTTTgactctgagatcccagcttctCTTAACCAGGGACTCTCACTTCTACTCCATGAG CTCTTATGCCAGAATCCCCTCCAGCGTCTACATCATTTGCATCGATTCCAGGTCCACCCTTTCTTTCGGGGTGTGGCCTTTGACCCAGAGCTCCTACAGAAACAGCCAGTGAACTTTGTCATGGAGACTCAAGCTACCCAGCCTAGTCCCTCAGAGTCCATGCTGTTCAAGGACTTTGACTGTAACCTGGAGTCCTATCTGGTCTACCCTGGACTTGCTTGA
- the RSKR gene encoding ribosomal protein S6 kinase-related protein isoform X3 yields the protein MGTVYCRQGQHAQVALSNKVLGLVAKGSFGTVFKVLDCGQKAIFAVKVVPKVRVLQKDILRQCKEEVSIQRQIDHPFVHGLGDSWQGKRHLFIMCSYCSTDLHSLWSAVGCFTEASIRLFAAELVLVLCYLHDLGIIHRDVKMENILLDKRGHLKLTDFGLSRHLPQGARAYTICGTLQYMAPEVLRGGPYNHAADWWSLGVLLFSLATGEFPVAAERDHVTMLASVTHFDSEIPASLNQGLSLLLHELLCQNPLQRLHHLHRFQVHPFFRGVAFDPELLQKQPVNFVMETQATQPSPSESMLFKDFDCNLESYLVYPGLA from the exons ATGGGAACAGTGTACTGTCGGCAGGGGCAACATGCCCAGGTGGCTCTTTCTAATAAG GTTTTAGGCCTTGTGGCTAAAGGCTCCTTTGGAACTGTCTTCAAGGTGCTAGACTGTGGCCAGAAAGCAATATTTGCAGTGAAG GTGGTGCCCAAGGTCAGGGTCCTCCAGAAGGACATCCTGAGGCAGTGCAAAGAGGAGGTTAGCATCCAG CGACAGATTGACCATCCTTTTGTACACGGTTTGGGAGACAGCTGGCAGGGAAAACGGCACCTCTTCATTA TGTGCAGCTACTGTAGCACAGATCTGCACTCCTTGTGGTCTGCTGTTGGCTGCTTTACTGAGGCTTCCATCCGCCTCTTTGCTGCTGAACTGGTCCTGGTGCTGT GCTATCTCCATGACTTGGGCATCATCCATCGGGATGTGAAG ATGGAGAATATCCTCCTGGATAAACGAG GTCATCTGAAACTGACAGACTTTGGCCTTTCCCGCCACCTGCCCCAAGGAGCTCGAGCCTATACTATTTGTGGCACTCTTCAATACATGG CCCCAGAGGTCCTGAGAGGAGGGCCTTACAACCATGCGGCTGATTGGTGGTCCCTGGgtgttttgcttttctctctggCAACTGGAGAG TTCCCAGTGGCTGCAGAGAGAGATCATGTGACCATGCTGGCAAGTGTGACCCACTTTgactctgagatcccagcttctCTTAACCAGGGACTCTCACTTCTACTCCATGAG CTCTTATGCCAGAATCCCCTCCAGCGTCTACATCATTTGCATCGATTCCAGGTCCACCCTTTCTTTCGGGGTGTGGCCTTTGACCCAGAGCTCCTACAGAAACAGCCAGTGAACTTTGTCATGGAGACTCAAGCTACCCAGCCTAGTCCCTCAGAGTCCATGCTGTTCAAGGACTTTGACTGTAACCTGGAGTCCTATCTGGTCTACCCTGGACTTGCTTGA